In the genome of Longimicrobium sp., the window GGCGGCGCCTGCTGCTGGGGCCCGGCATGACGCCGTGCACGCCTCCGCCGTTCGGCGCGTTGGTAGCGCTGAGCCTGCGGACGGGCGAAAAGGTGTGGGAGGTGCCGCTGGGCTCGCCGGGGCCGCTGGGCGCGGCGCTCCCGGACGGCGGGGCGGGGATGGGCTCGCCCAACCTGGGCGGCCCCATCGCGACCGCGGGAGGGCTGGTGTTCATGGCGGGCACGCTGGACCGCTTTCTTCGCGCGTTCGACACACGGAACGGGCGCGAAGTGTGGCGGGGCGAGCTGCCCCGCGGGCGGCAAGGCCACGCCTATGACGTACGCGGTGGGCGGACGGCAGTTCGTGGTGGTGGCGGCGGGTGGCGACGGAGGCGCGTTCGGGCGGAGCGACGCCATCGTGGCGTTCGCGCTGCAACCCTGACGCGGCGAAACCGTGTGAGGCCGATTCCCGCCATGGACCGTTTTCTGCGGCTTCGGAGCGCGAGAGCATAGCCTAACTCCGTTCCAGAAAAGCCGTTGCAGATGAAGCCGATCACGGCCGTGCCCCTGCGCGCCGCCTTTTCGCTTGCGTGCCTGTGCGCCGCCGCGCCCGCCGCCGGGCAGACCGATACGACGACCGTCCCGCTCGATACCGTCACCGTGCAGGTGCTGGGCGGCAGCGTTCCCCAGCTGCGCGCGCCCTTTGCCGTCACCGCGGTGCGCGAGGCCGAGATCCGGCAGGGTCGCCCCGGGCTGGCGCTCACCGACGCGCTGTCTGCCATCCCTGGCGTGCAGGTGGACAACCGCTTCAACTACGCGCTGGGGGAGCGCATCTCCATCCGCGGCTTCGGCGCGCGGGCGCAGTTCGGCGTGCGCGGCGTGCGGGTGCTGGTGGACGGCATTCCGGCCACGCTGCCGGACGGGCAGACCACGCTGAACCACGTGGATCCCTCGCAGCTGGGCCGTGCCGAGGTCATCCGCGGCCCCGCGTCGGCGCTGTACGGCAACGCGTCAGGCGGGGTGATCCGCTTCAGCAGCGCCCCCCCGCCCGATGCGCCGTTCGCGACGGAGCACCGCGTGCTGGCCGGCGGCGACGGGCTGCTGCGCGGCGAGACGAGCGCCGGTGGCCGCATGGGCGCGCTAGGGTACCGCGCTTGGGTGTCGCACCTGCGATACGGCGGTTATCGCGAGCACTCCAGGGCGCGCAACACGCTGGCCGGCGGCAGCGTGTCGATGGCGCGCGGGGCGAACGAGGCGCGGCTCACGTTCAGCCTGGTGAACTACGACGCGCTCAATCCCGGCTCCCTGTCCGACTCCCTGCTGCGCGTGGACCGGCGGCGGGCGTTCGCGCGCAACGTGCAGCAGGCCACGGGCGAGGAGGGGCGGCAGGGGCAGCTGGGGGTGTGGTGGCGGCGCGCGATGGGCCCCGGCGCGCTGGAGGTGTCGGCGTACGGGCTGATGCGGTCCATCGACAATCCCATCCCCACGTCCATCATCGACCTGGACCGCAGCGTCCGGGGCGCGCGCGCCGCGTGGAACGGCGGCGTGGGGAGGCTCCGCTGGACGGTGGGCGGCGAGATGGAGGGGCAGCGCGACCAGCGCCGCAACTTCGCCAACACGGCGGGGACTCGAGGGAGCCTGACGCTGGACCAGCGGGAGCGCGTCACCTCGTCCAGCGTGTTCGCCCAGGCGACGGCGACGCCGCTCGCGCGGGTGGACGTGCTGGCCGCCGTGCGCTACGACCGCTTCCGCTTCGGGGTGAACGACCGCCTGGTATCCGCCGCCAACCCGGACGACTCCGGCGCGCGGACGATGGACCAGGTGAGCCCGGCGCTTGGCGTATCGGTGGCGGTCACGCCATCCGCCACCGTGTACGCGAACCTGGCGACCGCCTTCGAGACGCCCACGACCACGGAGCTGGCCAACCGGCCCAGCGGCGCGGGCGGCTTCAACCCCGAGCTGAACCCGCAGCGCACCGTATCGCTGGAGGTGGGCGGCAAGGCACGCGTGGCGCCCGGCGTGTGGGTAGAGGCGGCGGCGTATCGCGCCCGGATCGACGACGCGCTGATCCCGTTCGAGGTGCCGGGCGCGCCGGGGCGCACCTTCTTTCGCAACGCGGGCCAGGCGAACCACCGCGGCATCGAAGCCGCCGCCGTGCTGACGCCCCGCGCGGGATGGACGGCGCGCGCGGCCTACACGCACACCGACGCGCGCTTCGGCCGCTACGTGGTGGGCGCGGACGACCGCGCCGGCAACCGCGTTCCCGGCATCGCGCCGCACCGGTGGGAGCTGTCGCTGCTCGCCTCGCCCCCGCGCGGCCCGTTCGCCGGGATCGACGCGCGGTACGTGTCGTCCACGCCGGTGGCGGATACGGATACCGACGCGCGGTTCGCGTCGCCCGCGTACGCGCTGGTGGACGTGCGCGGGGGATGGGAGGGTGCCCGCGTCGCCAGCGTGGAGTTCTCCCCGTTCGCCGGCGTAACGAACCTGCTGGATCGAGCCTACAACACGTCCGTGGTCATCAACGCCTTCGGCGGCCGGTACTACGAGCCGGGACCAGGCCGCTCCCTGTACGCGGGCCTGCGGATGCAGCTGGGAGAAGTCCGCTGATGGCGGAACCAACTCAGGCGTGCTGAGGAAGCGGCGGGCGGTACGGGACGGAACGCAGACCGAGCCGCGCAGGAGTGCTCCTGCCCGGCTCGGCTGCCCGACCTGTCAGTGCGCCTTAGTACTTGGGCGTCCAGTCAAGCTCGATGTTGGCGGTCGCGTTGCCGCTCTGGTAGATGGTCCGGATCTGCCCGCGGTCGCTTGCGTAGAAATTACGCCCCCCCTTTTCGTCGTCGCCGCCGCAGAACCCGCCGTCGCGGTCGATGATCTTGAAGTAGACGCGCTCCGACGTGCCTTCGGTAATGCGCCGGAAGAGGAGCGCGGCATGCGGATAGAAGTGCGTGAACCGAGGAACCTCCTCGTACTGCAGCTCACCCGTGCCGGTGGCCACGCCGGCCGCATTGTAGTGCGTGGCCCGGAAGGTGGGGTCGGGGTCGCCGCAGCCGTCGGCGTAGTGAAGGTAGTAGTAGTCCAGGAAGGTCGTGTCGGCGGGCGCGTAGGAGCCGCCACCACCACCGCTACCTCCGTCTTCGGCGCAGGGGAGCAAGGCTGTCTGCGGATCGCAGCTCTCGTTCAGTTTGGGACCGCGTACCGCTCTGCTCTTGCCCAGGTCGGCCAACTCGATGGTCACCGGGGTGCCGTTGACCGGGGTCCAAATATACCGGCCGGAGATCACGCCGTCGTTCGCTTCTTCGATCACATCTCCGGGCACGTTTGCCTGCGGATCGATGCGGCGGCCCCGGAACTCGGTCGGGGAGATCTGGAATACCGCCACGCCGGGGTTGGCGCGGTTGAACGCCACCCGCGTGCGCGTGCCGCCGGGCCGGAAGCCGGTGCTGAACCCATCTTCAGGCCGCTGAACGAGGCCGGTTACCACCAGGTTGGGCGTAGCCTTCCACGTACGCCGGTCTTCGCGGGCCGGAACGAAGAAGTCGGCATCCGGGAGCTGCGCCGCGAGCGTGCGCACAGCCGCCGGGTCGCTGCCCAGTGCTTGCGCCACGCTGGCCACCAAGTCATCAGCTTCTGGCGACGCCAGGTACTCGTGTAGCACCAGGCGATGCTGGGTTATAAGCGAAGCGCGCATGGCGTCGCGGACGTCCTCGCGGATGTCCGGATCGGCCATTGCCATGGCGATGCCACGCGCCAAGTCCTGCATGGCCGCGTCAGGGGTCCCCGGTCGCGGGGCGGAGGTGTTTCCGCCTGTGGGACCTGCGTCGCAGGCCGAGGTGGCGGCTGCAAGCAGCAGAATCGAGAGTGTCGGCTTGTACATGGTGTCTCGTGAAAAGGGATGAGAAACAGAGTTCCATGGTGATGTCTTCGCCCCGACCGCGGACGGCCGCCGCCACTCGCCCCGGGTGCGCGGGCCGGGGAGTGGAGACATCCGCGCCAGGACCGACCGTCAGGCCCAAACGTGTGTTTTTACAATAACACGAGAACACCGGTTTCCACAAGGTATGTCACAAAAGGCTCCCATTGCGGTAGTGGGCGGCCGCAGAGCCGCGGAGGGTGCACCCCGCTCCCGGTTTCGCGATTCACGGCGCGCGCGGCCTACACGCACACCGGGGCGCGCTCGGCCGCTACGTGGTGGGCGCGAACGACCGTGCAGGCACCCGCGTTCCCCCGAATCGCGCCGCACCGGTGGAAGCTGTCGCTGCTCGCCTCGCCCCCACGCGGCCCGTTCGCGGGGCTCGATGCACGCTACGTGTCGTCCACGCCGGGGCGGATACGGATGCCGACGCCGGGTTCGCGTCGCCCTCGTACGCGCTGGTGGACGTGCGCGGGGGATGGGAGGGCGCTCGCGTCGCGGGCCTGGAGTTCGCCCCGTTCGCCGGCGTGACGAACCTGCTGGATCGAGGCTACAACACGTCCGTGGTCATCAACGCCTTCGGCGGCCGGTACTACGAGCCGGGGCCGGGACGCTCGCTGTACGCGGGGCTGCGGATGCAGCTGGGCGCGCCGCGACGCTGATTCTTGCTGGTGCCAGCGGTGGCGTAAAACGAACAAACTTTACACCGCTCGGAGATCCCGTAGATTTGCTCCTCATCCAGTGTCTCCACCCAGCCATGGAGGATCTGATGAGGACTGTTGATGAATACCTGGCACTTCCCTGGTCCGTGCGCGGGAGGGGCGTGCGCGAGGCGCCGGACGCCGAACCGTACTACCTGATTACGATCGACGAGATGAGCGGGTTCTCCGTCGTGTGCGACTCACGCACGGAGGCAGAGTCGATTTTTCCGATCGTGCTGCGCGAGTACATCGAGGCGACGCTGGATTGCGGCCACCGGCCCGTTGTGCCGCTCGCCATCCGCAAGGAAGGCGCGACCTGGAGCGGGAGCCAGGACGACGCGCGGGTCGGCGAGCACATGGCGCTGCCGTGGTCGCTGGAGGGACGGGCCATTCGCGACGCGGAAGGCGAGGAGCCCTACTACGTGATCACCATCCGCGAGCTACCCGGGTTCTCGGTCGTGGGCGAAACCCGGCGCGAGGCGCTGGCGGAACTGGAGATCGCGCTGGCCACGCACCTGTCCGGGGTCCTGGCCGATGGCTTCGACATCAAGGTGCCGGAGCCCCGGCTTCTCGCATCGGAGTTCCCGGACCGGGAGGACGGGCACGAAAGCTGACCCGGCGCGGGACCGCTTCATGAACGTGGCAGCACAAGACCGGTGAGCCGTGTTCACCTTGCATCCCCGCGCCGGGGGTGCTAGAGTTGCCGTTTCTGCCCGCCCGGCTGCCGTCTGATCGGGCCCGCACGACCCTGTTGCACGAGAGCGACGATGTCGACGACCCT includes:
- a CDS encoding type II toxin-antitoxin system HicB family antitoxin, producing the protein MRTVDEYLALPWSVRGRGVREAPDAEPYYLITIDEMSGFSVVCDSRTEAESIFPIVLREYIEATLDCGHRPVVPLAIRKEGATWSGSQDDARVGEHMALPWSLEGRAIRDAEGEEPYYVITIRELPGFSVVGETRREALAELEIALATHLSGVLADGFDIKVPEPRLLASEFPDREDGHES
- a CDS encoding TonB-dependent receptor, whose amino-acid sequence is MKPITAVPLRAAFSLACLCAAAPAAGQTDTTTVPLDTVTVQVLGGSVPQLRAPFAVTAVREAEIRQGRPGLALTDALSAIPGVQVDNRFNYALGERISIRGFGARAQFGVRGVRVLVDGIPATLPDGQTTLNHVDPSQLGRAEVIRGPASALYGNASGGVIRFSSAPPPDAPFATEHRVLAGGDGLLRGETSAGGRMGALGYRAWVSHLRYGGYREHSRARNTLAGGSVSMARGANEARLTFSLVNYDALNPGSLSDSLLRVDRRRAFARNVQQATGEEGRQGQLGVWWRRAMGPGALEVSAYGLMRSIDNPIPTSIIDLDRSVRGARAAWNGGVGRLRWTVGGEMEGQRDQRRNFANTAGTRGSLTLDQRERVTSSSVFAQATATPLARVDVLAAVRYDRFRFGVNDRLVSAANPDDSGARTMDQVSPALGVSVAVTPSATVYANLATAFETPTTTELANRPSGAGGFNPELNPQRTVSLEVGGKARVAPGVWVEAAAYRARIDDALIPFEVPGAPGRTFFRNAGQANHRGIEAAAVLTPRAGWTARAAYTHTDARFGRYVVGADDRAGNRVPGIAPHRWELSLLASPPRGPFAGIDARYVSSTPVADTDTDARFASPAYALVDVRGGWEGARVASVEFSPFAGVTNLLDRAYNTSVVINAFGGRYYEPGPGRSLYAGLRMQLGEVR
- a CDS encoding TonB-dependent receptor; this encodes MEAVAARLAPTRPVRGARCTLRVVHAGADTDADAGFASPSYALVDVRGGWEGARVAGLEFAPFAGVTNLLDRGYNTSVVINAFGGRYYEPGPGRSLYAGLRMQLGAPRR